A region of Elusimicrobiota bacterium DNA encodes the following proteins:
- a CDS encoding efflux RND transporter permease subunit, translated as MIELGIKKPITALMLVLGIILFAVVALPRIPVELYPATEVSQVSIITRLRGGIAATEVEKYVTRPLEEAFSELNGLREIISSSRESESNITLFFYPDVNTNFVVIDIREKLAMVKHLLPREVEKPIIAKFQQSDAPIIILALSSNIYSTEKLREMAEEKIKEKIMRIAGVANVEIGGGRERKFLIEIINSKLVANRLPILSVVERINLNNISISAGDIIQTDKSYIIRATGEYKSIKEIENTGIAITNAGSVIRLKDIAVVRDSYYEPTSFARLNLQSVVSLYVQKESTANTIKVAEDVGKEVENLKRLVGKDVIITPIKNDATFINRAIRALTDALSMGGILLCGILFVFLRNVRTILIVITTLPLSLLMSFCMLFLSGLTFNVMTLSGLAMGIGNVMDNAIVILENISFHHHRKTFPDKISMIVNTLTFVPAECFFWQRKYDLDFQPWYLTVRNYYRKMLAFSFRYQPYVWAAVLGLLLFSASIFIRSDSEFIDPGDVNTFRIGIQFPPATKIEISNEIVKRLEKALMTYPNVRLVSSKVEKLHTFVEVEVKQNPEKFKEEFRKRFPEFSPAFVYFQESQAAGSKEVLVDFYGNDYNILKQLAFASSGKLSQVKGLTDIKIRMREDEPELHFFVDFRKLAIFGISTIYLANTLHCQLRGLIATQYRTEGKEIETICRLVPHTVENARELPFLAIVNQSGDILRLGQCGHVEEIKASQEIWHKNKKRFIQISANRLKMGLDQAAKKINASLKSIAFPKDYSFNLSGDYEKTVRNKEQFIFAIILTVILIYLVLASLFESYIQPLLIMFALPLSTIGVALSLWIFKKPISLGVWIGFMILFGSVVYGSIILVEKINTRRQGRKDLLKVIFEACGERLRPELITMLMKTLGLVPMILSRDEAATMWRSLGMTVFFGTITGTLLTLLLVPVAYLTAENMSSNIQNIIPWSKNAFFASIELLIKIFRKIKPRLAVIKIPLPKFPKRKEKEKQERYDDEF; from the coding sequence GAGAGTCAGAATCAAATATCACTCTTTTTTTCTACCCTGATGTAAATACAAATTTTGTCGTAATAGATATCCGCGAAAAACTTGCTATGGTAAAACATCTTCTCCCGAGAGAAGTTGAAAAACCCATAATCGCCAAATTCCAGCAGTCTGACGCACCCATAATTATTCTAGCTTTAAGCTCAAACATATATTCAACAGAAAAACTCCGTGAAATGGCGGAAGAAAAAATAAAAGAAAAAATAATGCGAATAGCCGGAGTTGCCAACGTTGAAATAGGCGGAGGCAGAGAAAGAAAATTTCTTATTGAAATAATCAATTCAAAACTAGTCGCAAACAGGCTCCCGATATTATCCGTTGTTGAAAGGATAAATTTAAATAATATCTCAATTTCTGCGGGCGACATTATACAAACGGATAAAAGCTATATCATCCGGGCAACGGGAGAATACAAAAGTATCAAAGAAATAGAAAATACCGGTATAGCAATAACGAATGCGGGCTCTGTAATACGTTTAAAAGATATAGCTGTTGTCAGGGACTCCTATTATGAGCCTACATCCTTTGCAAGACTTAACCTTCAGTCCGTGGTATCGCTGTATGTTCAGAAAGAATCTACCGCAAACACAATTAAAGTGGCAGAAGATGTCGGCAAAGAAGTAGAAAATCTAAAAAGACTTGTCGGTAAAGATGTAATAATAACTCCTATAAAAAACGATGCCACATTTATTAACAGGGCAATACGCGCTTTGACAGACGCTCTTTCTATGGGCGGAATACTTTTGTGCGGTATTTTGTTTGTTTTCTTAAGAAATGTCCGAACCATTTTGATAGTAATAACTACTCTGCCTTTAAGCCTTCTTATGTCATTTTGCATGCTTTTTCTATCGGGGCTTACTTTTAACGTAATGACATTATCAGGCCTGGCAATGGGCATAGGAAATGTTATGGATAACGCCATTGTTATCCTGGAAAATATTTCGTTTCATCACCACAGAAAAACGTTTCCGGATAAAATTTCAATGATCGTAAACACGCTTACTTTTGTGCCGGCAGAATGTTTTTTCTGGCAGAGAAAATACGATTTAGATTTTCAACCTTGGTATTTAACCGTGAGAAATTACTACCGAAAAATGCTGGCTTTTTCTTTTAGATACCAGCCATATGTCTGGGCCGCAGTCCTTGGGCTTTTATTATTTTCGGCTTCTATTTTTATCCGGAGCGATTCCGAATTCATTGATCCGGGTGACGTGAATACTTTCAGAATAGGAATACAGTTTCCTCCCGCGACAAAAATTGAAATTTCAAATGAGATTGTAAAAAGGCTTGAAAAAGCTTTGATGACTTATCCGAACGTAAGATTGGTCTCTTCAAAAGTTGAAAAACTTCACACATTCGTTGAAGTTGAAGTAAAACAAAATCCTGAAAAATTTAAGGAAGAATTCAGGAAAAGATTTCCGGAATTTTCCCCGGCTTTTGTTTATTTCCAGGAATCGCAGGCTGCCGGATCAAAAGAAGTGCTTGTTGATTTTTATGGAAACGATTATAATATATTGAAACAGCTTGCCTTTGCTTCGTCCGGAAAACTTTCTCAAGTAAAAGGCCTTACGGATATTAAAATCAGAATGAGAGAAGACGAGCCTGAGCTTCACTTTTTTGTTGATTTTCGCAAACTTGCCATATTCGGCATTTCAACAATTTATTTAGCCAACACTTTACATTGCCAGCTTAGAGGCCTTATCGCTACACAGTACAGGACTGAAGGCAAAGAAATTGAAACTATATGCCGTCTAGTTCCGCACACAGTTGAAAATGCGCGGGAACTCCCTTTCCTTGCGATTGTCAACCAATCCGGCGATATACTGCGTTTAGGGCAGTGCGGCCATGTGGAAGAAATCAAAGCATCCCAGGAGATTTGGCATAAAAATAAAAAAAGGTTCATTCAAATAAGCGCAAACCGCCTTAAAATGGGGCTTGACCAGGCTGCTAAAAAGATTAATGCCTCGTTAAAAAGCATCGCATTCCCGAAAGATTATTCTTTCAACCTTTCAGGCGATTATGAAAAAACTGTCAGGAATAAAGAGCAGTTTATATTCGCAATCATATTGACGGTCATTTTGATTTATCTTGTCCTTGCATCTTTATTTGAATCTTACATTCAGCCCCTTTTAATAATGTTTGCCCTTCCTTTAAGCACGATCGGTGTTGCGCTTTCGCTTTGGATATTTAAAAAACCCATAAGCCTTGGCGTGTGGATCGGCTTTATGATTTTGTTCGGCTCCGTCGTATACGGTTCAATCATACTAGTTGAAAAAATCAATACAAGAAGGCAAGGAAGAAAAGATCTTTTGAAAGTCATATTTGAGGCCTGCGGCGAAAGGCTTAGGCCTGAACTCATTACAATGTTGATGAAAACCCTTGGACTAGTTCCTATGATTTTATCCCGTGATGAAGCGGCAACAATGTGGAGATCTTTAGGAATGACGGTATTTTTTGGTACAATAACGGGAACTTTGCTTACTTTATTATTGGTTCCTGTTGCTTATTTGACCGCCGAAAACATGTCGTCAAATATCCAGAACATTATACCTTGGAGCAAAAACGCTTTTTTTGCTTCTATCGAATTATTAATCAAAATATTTAGGAAAATAAAGCCCAGACTTGCTGTCATTAAAATACCTTTACCGAAATTTCCGAAAAGAAAAGAAAAAGAGAAACAAGAACGTTACGACGACGAATTTTAA